In Spirosoma aureum, a single genomic region encodes these proteins:
- the murA gene encoding UDP-N-acetylglucosamine 1-carboxyvinyltransferase: MASFQITGGRKLKGELIPQGAKNEALQILCAVLLTKEPVTIHNIPNIRDVNQLIDLLGDLGVWVTKIGENSYRFVASDVNLDYLESDTYKRKAAALRGSVMLLGPMLARFKKGRIPRPGGDKIGRRRLDTHFLGFEKLGAQFNYDANDGGYYQVDASNLRGTYMLLDEASVTGTANVLMAAVMAEGTTTIYNAACEPYLQQLSKMLNSMGAKISGVGSNLLTIEGVSELQGTEHTMLPDMIEIGSFIGLAAMTQSEITIKNCRIPELGIIPDQFRRLGIQVDFRGDDIFIPAQERYQIETFLDGGMMTVADSPWPGFTPDLLSIVLVTAVQAQGTLLIHQKMFESRLFFVDKLIDMGAQIILCDPHRATVVGLNRQLPLKGIRMSSPDIRAGVALLIAAMSAQGTSIIDNIEQIDRGYQHIDTRLNAIGAEIIRL; encoded by the coding sequence ATGGCTTCTTTTCAAATTACGGGTGGGCGCAAGCTCAAGGGTGAACTGATTCCTCAAGGGGCAAAAAACGAAGCCCTTCAAATTCTATGTGCCGTTTTGCTGACGAAAGAACCCGTCACAATCCATAACATTCCTAACATCCGCGATGTCAATCAGTTGATCGATCTGCTGGGCGATCTGGGTGTCTGGGTAACTAAAATTGGCGAAAACTCGTACCGTTTCGTTGCATCAGATGTCAATCTGGATTATCTGGAAAGCGACACTTACAAGCGAAAAGCAGCCGCTCTTCGTGGTTCGGTTATGCTGTTAGGGCCCATGCTTGCCCGTTTCAAAAAAGGCCGGATTCCACGCCCTGGTGGTGATAAAATTGGCCGTCGGCGCCTGGATACTCACTTCCTGGGTTTTGAGAAACTCGGTGCTCAGTTTAACTATGATGCCAATGATGGTGGTTATTACCAGGTTGACGCCAGCAATCTGCGCGGTACGTATATGTTGCTCGATGAAGCATCGGTGACCGGTACTGCCAACGTGCTGATGGCGGCCGTGATGGCTGAAGGAACAACGACAATCTACAATGCGGCCTGCGAACCTTACCTACAGCAATTGAGCAAGATGCTTAATTCGATGGGGGCAAAGATTTCTGGCGTTGGCTCCAATTTACTGACGATCGAAGGCGTTTCGGAACTTCAGGGCACCGAACACACGATGTTGCCTGATATGATCGAGATTGGCTCGTTCATTGGTCTGGCCGCTATGACCCAATCGGAAATAACGATCAAAAACTGCCGGATTCCAGAGCTGGGGATAATTCCTGATCAATTTCGGCGGCTAGGTATTCAGGTCGACTTCCGGGGTGATGATATTTTTATACCGGCTCAGGAGCGTTACCAGATCGAAACCTTTCTGGATGGGGGCATGATGACCGTTGCAGATTCGCCCTGGCCTGGCTTTACGCCCGATTTGTTAAGTATTGTGCTCGTTACAGCCGTACAGGCGCAGGGAACATTACTGATTCACCAAAAAATGTTTGAAAGTCGGTTGTTTTTCGTAGACAAACTCATCGATATGGGTGCTCAGATTATTCTCTGCGATCCACACCGGGCTACGGTTGTCGGTCTGAACCGCCAATTACCATTGAAAGGTATCCGCATGTCATCGCCCGATATTCGGGCAGGGGTTGCCTTACTCATTGCGGCCATGTCGGCGCAGGGAACCAGTATTATCGATAACATTGAGCAGATTGACCGGGGCTATCAACACATCGATACGCGTCTGAATGCGATCGGTGCGGAGATTATCCGGCTTTGA
- a CDS encoding ferritin-like domain-containing protein: MITNKEIVDDLNDLVKINNDRIHGYEDAIKDNEDAQLNELFRHMVIQSEQFRSQLADHIVRIDGSGVADVDSTDLTSKLHRAWIDIKSAVTGKERSAILSSVEFGENAAVEAYEDAIAKDHIPAYIKEDLQKQLSELKGAYDKIKGLHETA; this comes from the coding sequence ATGATCACGAACAAAGAAATTGTTGATGACCTCAACGATCTGGTCAAAATCAACAACGACCGCATTCACGGCTACGAAGACGCCATTAAAGACAATGAAGATGCTCAGTTAAATGAGCTGTTCCGTCACATGGTTATCCAGAGCGAGCAGTTCCGTAGTCAGTTAGCCGACCACATTGTCCGGATTGACGGTTCGGGTGTTGCTGATGTTGATTCAACCGATCTGACCAGCAAACTACACCGCGCCTGGATTGATATTAAATCGGCGGTAACCGGAAAAGAACGGTCAGCGATCCTGAGTTCCGTAGAATTCGGTGAAAATGCAGCCGTAGAAGCCTATGAGGATGCCATTGCGAAAGATCATATTCCGGCTTATATCAAAGAAGATTTGCAGAAGCAATTGAGCGAGCTAAAGGGCGCTTATGATAAAATTAAGGGCCTGCACGAGACCGCTTAA
- a CDS encoding DUF4290 domain-containing protein, producing MKEYGSSIQKLVDNMVNIEDREKRTRYAHILIELMRQIHPNMKDGQDYYNKLWDDLYIMSGFTLDVDSPYPPPSEEALGKKPQRVPYNTHHLKFKHFGRNVDLLIAKAISVEDPEEKRAFVSYLTRLMRTFYQAWNKESVEDETIYQSLLELSNGKLADDIKLIREQGLVDATPRERTGDQTQPQRVGGNFGGNQNRNNRGDGPNQGRQNNRNEGGNQRNFGRNNRNDGPPGRPNNRNDGGNPRNFGNRGDGQNQGGRPNNRNNDRRRR from the coding sequence TTGAAAGAATACGGAAGTAGTATCCAGAAGCTGGTTGACAACATGGTCAACATCGAAGATCGGGAAAAACGTACTCGTTACGCGCATATCCTGATTGAGTTGATGCGGCAAATTCACCCTAACATGAAGGATGGTCAGGATTACTACAACAAACTGTGGGATGACCTTTACATCATGTCAGGTTTTACCTTAGACGTAGATAGCCCCTACCCGCCCCCATCGGAAGAGGCTTTAGGCAAAAAGCCCCAGCGAGTTCCTTATAATACGCACCATCTGAAGTTCAAACATTTTGGCCGAAACGTCGATTTGTTAATTGCCAAGGCCATTTCGGTTGAAGATCCTGAAGAAAAACGCGCTTTTGTGTCGTATCTGACCCGATTGATGCGCACTTTTTATCAGGCCTGGAATAAGGAATCCGTTGAGGATGAAACCATTTACCAGAGTCTGCTGGAGCTTTCCAATGGTAAACTCGCCGACGATATTAAACTGATTCGGGAACAGGGACTGGTTGACGCCACTCCCCGAGAACGCACCGGCGACCAAACGCAGCCCCAACGCGTGGGCGGCAACTTCGGTGGGAATCAGAATCGCAATAACCGGGGCGATGGCCCAAATCAGGGACGGCAGAATAACCGGAATGAAGGTGGTAACCAGCGTAACTTCGGTCGTAACAACCGGAACGACGGACCTCCGGGTCGCCCCAATAACCGCAACGACGGCGGTAACCCGCGCAACTTTGGTAACCGTGGCGACGGTCAGAATCAGGGCGGACGGCCAAACAATCGCAACAACGACCGTCGCAGACGCTAA
- a CDS encoding MATE family efflux transporter: MVAALRPLPGIYRPEFADTFRLSVPIIIAQLGVVLMGVTDNLFVGRLLGAVPLGAAGLANSLSFLMSSIGVGGLTVVAALVSKAHSQHDAHAINRLFRGGLRVAILFSVVFGGLSALLAFNFSLFGQTAEVTRLARDFMLILSLSLFPLLVFVAARQLADGLRHPRVAMAITMSALALNAFFNYVLIKGVGPFPELGLMGSATATLLSRLFMAGAMLAYIFRSARFQPYLQKAFRRLPSGEEVKTILALGVPGGLTFFFEVATFSLAVVIVGWLGEDRLAAHQIAINMASVTYMMATGISSAAAIRVSAAVGRGSREGVFRAGVAAFMLSISFMSLAAVLFLTANDWLVSLYIRDNPEVMRIAASLVIIGGFFQLSDGVQVVALGSLRGLSDVNVPTVITLFSYWIVALPLSYLLAFPLHMDAIGVWIGLLLGLSIAAVLLTIRFFRRLGRINYGVPLETIPQGISS, translated from the coding sequence ATGGTTGCTGCTCTACGCCCTCTGCCAGGTATCTATCGTCCCGAATTCGCTGATACATTTCGATTAAGCGTTCCTATTATTATTGCCCAGTTAGGCGTTGTGTTAATGGGCGTTACGGATAATCTGTTTGTTGGGCGGCTGTTGGGGGCTGTGCCATTAGGAGCCGCGGGGCTGGCCAATTCGCTTTCATTCCTGATGTCAAGTATTGGGGTTGGCGGACTGACGGTAGTAGCTGCTTTGGTATCGAAAGCGCATAGCCAGCATGATGCACATGCCATTAACCGTTTATTTAGGGGTGGTTTGCGGGTTGCCATACTGTTCAGCGTAGTATTTGGAGGCTTATCGGCCTTGTTAGCGTTCAACTTTAGTCTTTTCGGGCAAACGGCAGAGGTAACCAGACTCGCACGGGACTTTATGCTGATTCTGAGCCTGTCGCTGTTCCCTTTGCTGGTATTCGTGGCAGCCCGGCAACTCGCCGACGGATTACGTCACCCTCGTGTGGCTATGGCGATAACCATGTCTGCTCTGGCCCTGAATGCCTTCTTCAATTACGTACTCATCAAGGGAGTTGGGCCATTTCCCGAATTAGGATTAATGGGGTCGGCAACGGCTACCTTACTCTCCCGGCTGTTTATGGCGGGAGCGATGCTGGCCTATATATTTCGATCAGCCCGATTTCAACCCTATTTACAAAAGGCGTTTCGTCGATTACCCTCTGGCGAGGAAGTGAAGACAATTCTTGCGTTAGGCGTACCGGGAGGATTGACGTTTTTCTTTGAGGTCGCTACGTTTTCACTGGCGGTCGTGATTGTTGGCTGGCTGGGTGAAGATCGGCTCGCTGCCCACCAGATTGCCATCAATATGGCGTCGGTAACGTATATGATGGCTACGGGTATTTCATCAGCCGCGGCTATTCGGGTGAGCGCAGCGGTCGGACGAGGTAGCCGTGAAGGCGTTTTTCGCGCGGGCGTGGCTGCTTTTATGCTGTCAATCAGCTTCATGAGTTTGGCGGCCGTACTGTTTCTCACGGCAAATGACTGGCTTGTATCTTTGTATATCCGCGATAATCCAGAGGTTATGCGGATAGCGGCTTCACTGGTTATTATTGGTGGCTTTTTTCAACTCTCCGATGGAGTTCAGGTAGTAGCGTTGGGTAGTTTGCGTGGTTTGTCGGATGTCAATGTGCCGACCGTCATTACGCTCTTTTCATACTGGATAGTAGCTTTACCGTTGAGCTATTTACTCGCTTTCCCTCTTCATATGGACGCCATTGGGGTCTGGATTGGTCTGTTATTAGGACTGAGCATTGCGGCCGTATTGCTGACTATTCGATTTTTCCGGCGGTTAGGCCGCATCAATTATGGCGTTCCCCTTGAAACGATACCACAGGGCATTAGTAGTTGA